CCGATTGGCTGGAATTTGATCCGGCCCCGACGACGCCTGCGTTCAGACTGCCCGACGGGGCGGTGGATGCGCATTGCCATGTGTTTGGGCCAAGCCCGGCCTTTCCCTTCGCGCCGGAGCGCAAATATACCCCCTGCAATGCAGGCAAGGATCAGCTTTTCGCGCTGCGCGACCATCTGGGCTTTGCGCGCAACGTGATCGTGCAGGCGACCTGCCATGGCACCGACAACAGCGCCATGATGGATGCCTGTCGTGCCGCCGGGGAGCGGGCGCGCGGGATCGCCGCTGTGCGCCCGGATATCAGCGACGAGGCGCTCAACGAGATGGATGCGGCGGGCGTGCGCGGTGTGCGGTTCAATTTCGTCAAGCGGTTGGTCGATGACACGCCGCGCGAGGTATTTCACACCATCGCGCGCAAGGTTGCGCGGCTTGGCTGGCATATCGTGGTCTATTTCGAGGCGGCGGATCTCGAAGAGCTGATCCCGTTTCTGGAAAGCCTGCCGACGGTGATCGTGGTTGACCACATGGGCCGGCCTGATGTCGCAAAACCTGTCGATCACCCGGACTTTCAGCGGTTTCTCGACCTGATGGCGCGCAACGACAATATTTGGTCCAAGGTGACCTGCCCGGAGCGGCTTTCGCATGACGGCCCGCCGGGCTATGGCGATGTGATCCCGTTTGCGCGCGCCGTGGTGGAGCGGTTCCCGACCCGTGTGCTTTGGGGCACCGATTGGCCGCATCCGAACATGAAATCGCATATGCCGGATGATGGCAATCTAGTTGATTTCATTGCGAAAATAGCGCCCACGCCGGACGCACAGCAGAAACTTTTGGTGGACAATCCGATGCGCCTTTACTGGGCGCGGTAACGCCGGCGCGGGTTTGGCGCAAATGCAGGAGGAACGACAGATGAAAACCCAAGTGTGCATTATCGGTGGCGGCCCGTCGGGGCTGATGCTGAGCCAGTTACTTGATCTTAAGGGGATCGAGACCATCGTGCTGGAGCGGCGCCCGCGCGCTTATGTGCTGAGCCGGATTCGTGCGGGTG
This is a stretch of genomic DNA from Aquicoccus sp. G2-2. It encodes these proteins:
- a CDS encoding amidohydrolase family protein, with protein sequence MSETQQMDADWLEFDPAPTTPAFRLPDGAVDAHCHVFGPSPAFPFAPERKYTPCNAGKDQLFALRDHLGFARNVIVQATCHGTDNSAMMDACRAAGERARGIAAVRPDISDEALNEMDAAGVRGVRFNFVKRLVDDTPREVFHTIARKVARLGWHIVVYFEAADLEELIPFLESLPTVIVVDHMGRPDVAKPVDHPDFQRFLDLMARNDNIWSKVTCPERLSHDGPPGYGDVIPFARAVVERFPTRVLWGTDWPHPNMKSHMPDDGNLVDFIAKIAPTPDAQQKLLVDNPMRLYWAR